One segment of Salvelinus fontinalis isolate EN_2023a chromosome 12, ASM2944872v1, whole genome shotgun sequence DNA contains the following:
- the LOC129867331 gene encoding coiled-coil domain-containing protein 124-like, with translation MPKKFQGENSKAMTAKARKAEAKAVEDSHKKKELEDALWQENDKHVLKKEQRKDDKEKKRLEALERKKENQRLLDEEAAKIKGKAKEAAAAVAACKVTRAQIEETLRIEQALQQQEQPKEKEKSQLESPLEENVNRIIPEEGAVDARSIEDAIAVLSTAEELDRHPERRVKAAFTSYEELNMPLLKKENPNMRLSQLKQQLKKEWMKSPENPLNQRFANYNAK, from the exons ATGCCGAAGAAGTTCCAGGGCGAGAACTCCAAGGCGATGACTGCCAAGGCCCGCAAGGCAGAGGCCAAAGCTGTGGAAGACTCCCACAAGAAGAAGGAGCTGGAGGATGCTTTATGGCAGGAGAATGATAAACATGTCCTGAAGAAAGAACAGAGGAAG GACGACAAGGAGAAGAAGCGCCTTGAGGccctggagagaaagaaagagaaccaGCGGCTCTTGGATGAGGAGGCTGCAAAGATTAAGGGCAAGGCCAAGGAGGCGGCTGCTGCTGTGGCGGCGTGCAAAGTGACCCGGGCCCAGATTGAGGAGACGCTGCGTATTGAGCAGGCGCTACAACAGCAGGAGCAACCCAAAGAGAAAG AGAAGAGTCAACTGGAGTCACCCCTGGAGGAGAATGTGAATCGCATCATCCCTGAGGAAGGTGCAGTGGATGCTAGATCCATAGAGGATGCCATTGCTGTGCTCAG CACGGCTGAAGAGCTCGACCGCCACCCCGAGCGCAGGGTGAAGGCAGCTTTCACCTCGTACGAGGAACTGAACATGCCCCTCCTTAAAAAAGAGAACCCCAACATGCGGCTGTCACAGCTCAAGCAGCAACTGAAAAAGGAGTGGATGAAGTCGCCAGAGAACCCCCTGAACCAGCGCTTTGCCAACTACAATGCCAAGTGA
- the kcnn1b gene encoding small conductance calcium-activated potassium channel protein 1b, with the protein MRLVLVKPTNATRRLDSTGDACNDRDPDHCNSRGQFLPDKAPEVMQDCYSGTALHHQTLVPEQSTNCMSPSTSLPLATPNGVAPPRKSPPLKTTLSHLSNQDLLRFCRQVGGTLELQCGSPLMAEWHGTTVERLDDDCGSVCYSPSTKHGSGVAGFQPRSKQGFLKDCLSTFSKKGTPPSLQYTHSYPQNTLASSSSQFFRQKPNQADPSTETIDHQQDNFKSRYRGKDWVKEYSQWQQTHNHFKLKEHNLPPVLTTEKPEPSLNIPMNGNELSEVRQLLVLSQPQNQQQPPIETQHQWMLRNGLPSCCANEGGVHCGSQQHSLHQHLHQDSEWEHCCDHFSTLKCHQFSLYPSSSSSPRVRNSSVATSNKSSVHSSSSCHRWPVNHNLVGKRQRQREQQVHPHTKKLGYVGLMPSLSKSSSPLLPDTVVTSAKYSGDVGRPLSSLGASPPNLSELDSERQEPHQTLQRSVLEEVFSKGFSENNSKANSEGGRDTPQKRTKDIGYRLSQRRALFGKRKQLSDYALIFGMLGIVIMVMETELSWGVYTKESSYSFSLKCLISLSTAILLGLIVMYHAREIQLFMVDNAADDWRIAMTYERIFLVLLELLVCAIHPIPGQYVFTWTARLAFTYMPSVTDADVDIVLSIPMFLRLYLISRVMLLHSKLFTDASSRSIGAINKINFNTRFVMKTLMTICPGTVLLVFSVSCWIIASWTVRVCERYHDTQEVTSNFLGAMWLISVTFLSIGYGDMVPHTYCGKGVCLLTGIMGAGCTALVVAVVARKSELTRAEKHVHNFMMDSQLYKRVKNTAANVLRETWLIYKHTKLVKKIDHARVRKHQRKFLQAIHQLRRVKMEQRKLIDQANTLVDLAKTQNMMYDLVSDLQRRSKELDRRIGSLDDTLDSILVSLQTLPSLVSQAVTQQHRDFLDGLAPRVQTSSKGWVPARCKRSPDTAPQTIPYS; encoded by the exons ATGAGGCTGGTTCTAGTCAAACCCACCAATGCAACACGTCGGCTTGATTCAACAGGAGACGCTTGCAATGACCGAGACCCCGATCACTGCAACTCAAGAGGGCAGTTCCTACCAGACAAAGCCCCTGAGGTCATGCAGGATTGCTACTCTGGAACTGCCCTCCACCACCAAACGTTAGTACCAGAGCAGAGCACTAACTGCATGTCCCCTTCCACTTCTCTGCCACTGGCTACTCCGAATGGAGTCGCTCCACCAAGGAAATCTCCACCATTAAAAACTACACTTTCACATCTGAGCAATCAAGATCTCCTCCGATTTTGTCGCCAGGTGGGTGGTACTCTTGAACTGCAGTGCGGAAGCCCACTCATGGCCGAGTGGCATGGGACCACGGTGGAACGTCTTGATGACGACTGTGGCTCTGTTTGCTATTCTCCTAGTACAAAACATGGTTCAGGGGTGGCAGGTTTCCAGCCACGATCAAAGCAGGGCTTCCTGAAGGACTGCCTCTCCACATTTTCTAAGAAGGGAACTCCTCCTTCTCTGCAGTATACTCACTCCTATCCTCAGAACACCCTGGCCTCATCGTCATCCCAGTTTTTCAGGCAGAAACCAAATCAAGCGGATCCCTCAACAGAGACCATCGATCACCAGCAGGACAATTTCAAATCCCGATACAGAGGAAAAGACTGGGTGAAGGAGTATAGTCAATGGCAGCAGACCCATAATCATTTCAAGCTTAAAGAGCATAATCTACCACCAGTATTGACTACTGAAAAACCAGAACCTTCACTCAATATACCTATGAATGGCAATGAGTTAAGTGAAGTTAGGCAGCTCTTGGTTTTGTCTCAACCTCAGAACCAGCAGCAACCTCCCATAGAAACGCAACACCAATGGATGTTAAGGAATGGTTTACCTAGCTGCTGTGCGAATGAGGGTGGAGTACATTGTGGGAGCCAACAACATTCCTTACACCAGCATCTACATCAAGACTCTGAATGGGAGCATTGTTGTGACCATTTTAGCACCCTAAAATGCCATCAGTTTTCTCTTTACCCATCCAGCAGCAGCAGCCCACGAGTGAGGAATTCATCCGTGGCTACTAGCAACAAAAGCAGTGTTCACTCCTCTTCCAGTTGCCATCGGTGGCCTGTGAACCATAATCTAGTGGGGAAAAGGCAACGACAAAGAGAGCAGCAGGTACATCCTCATACCAAAAAGCTTGGCTATGTTGGATTGATGCCTTCCCTGTCCAAGAGCAGTAGCCCACTCCTTCCTGACACAGTTGTGACCAGCGCTAAATACAGTGGGGATGTTGGGAGACCCCTGAGCAGCCTTGGAGCTTCGCCACCAAACCTTTCAGAGCTGGACTCCGAGAGACAAGAGCCCCATCAGACACTCCAAAGGTCTGTCTTGGAGGAGGTGTTCTCGAAAGGCTTTAGCGAGAACAACAGTAAGGCCAACAGCGAAGGAGGAAGAGACACGCCACAGAAGAGGACCAAGGACATTGGCTATAGATTAAGCCAGCGTAGGGCACTCTTTGGAAAGCGCAAACAGTTGAGCGACTATGCCTTGATCTTTGGGATGCTTGGGATCGTCATCATGGTGATGGAGACGGAATTGTCCTGGGGGGTTTACACGAAG GAATCCTCATACTCATTCTCTCTGAAATGCCTTATCAGCCTCTCAACTGCTATATTGCTCGGACTAATCGTGATGTACCATGCACGGGAAATACAG ctCTTCATGGTGGATAATGCAGCTGATGACTGGAGGATTGCCATGACGTATGAGCGGATCTTCCTAGTTCTGCTGGAGCTGCTGGTCTGTGCCATCCACCCCATCCCGGGCCAGTATGTCTTCACCTGGACGGCCCGGCTGGCCTTCACCTACATGCCCTCAGTAACTGATGCCGACGTGGACATCGTCCTCTCCATCCCCATGTTCCTCAGGCTCTACCTGATCAGTCGCGTCATGCTGCTGCACAGCAAGCTCTTCACAGACGCCTCGTCGCGCAGCATCGGCGCAATCAACAAGATCAACTTCAACACGCGCTTCGTCATGAAGACTCTCATGACCATCTGCCCCGGCACCGTACTGCTGGTCTTCAGTGTCTCCTGTTGGATCATTGCGTCATGGACAGTGCGTGTCTGTGAGAG ATATCATGACACACAGGAAGTGACCAGTAACTTCCTTGGGGCCATGTGGCTCATCTCTGTCACCTTTCTCTCCATTGGTTATGGAGACATGGTCCCTCACACTTACTGTGGAAAGGGTGTGTGTCTGCTGACTGGAATCATG GGGGCCGGCTGCACTGCCCTGGTGGTTGCTGTAGTTGCCAGGAAGTCAGAGTTGACTAGAGCTGAGAAGCACGTTCACAACTTCATGATGGACTCTCAGCTCTACAAACGA GTGAAAAACACAGCTGCCAATGTACTCAGGGAGACATGGCTGATCTACAAACACACGAAATTAGTCAAGAAGATCGATCACGCCAGGGTACGCAAACATCAGCGGAAATTCCTGCAAGCCATTCACCA ATTGCGCAGAGTCAAAATGGAACAGAGGAAACTCATCGACCAGGCTAATACACTTGTGGATCTAGCCAAG